A single region of the Salvelinus sp. IW2-2015 linkage group LG20, ASM291031v2, whole genome shotgun sequence genome encodes:
- the LOC111981029 gene encoding mitochondrial fission factor homolog A isoform X1: MASSEFRGDVSQVRGGRDPIFSEAINQKMRVPDRLRVGPGMGQRWEEERQECADCPASYSMHIPDRLSLTDAPDMSPHPLFTSSKQGAALPLGPAWEAQQHSAWNRERDPYMREPVQSPLRRSYSDQAFGRSNPGTPTCKQTPHTPISCGGAGCPPQRSSTAAAADTLPMPLGLRATLPSLLSPQTMLQAAKELGQQASQCLLQTVTQKYRFSYPEHPTTAVVEEPPVYVEPARKSAMRDSWMSPDEGSAAVEFIVLRRQVVKMSRRLVGLEKQNAERRQTELVLFSLLLSACLLNGWLWIRR, encoded by the exons ATGGCCTCTTCGGAGTTCCGGGGTGACGTTTCCCAGGTGCGTGGCGGCCGTGACCCCATCTTCTCTGAGGCCATCAACCAGAAGATGCGTGTCCCCGACCGGCTGAGAGTGGGGCCAGGCATGGGACAGAGatgggaagaggagaggcaggagtgTGCTGACTGTCCCGCTTCTTACAGCATGCACATCCCAGACAGGCTGTCTCTCACAG ATGCCCCGGACATGAGCCCCCATCCACTGTTCACGTCATCCAAGCAAGGCGCAGCCCTCCCCCTGGGGCCTGCATGGGAGGCACAGCAGCACAGTGCCTGGAACAGAGAAAGAGACCCCTACATGAGGGAACCAGTGCAG AGTCCACTGCGTAGGTCCTACAGTGACCAGGCTTTTGGCAGGAGCAACCCTGGCACCCCCACCTGcaaacagacaccacacacccCTATCTC TTGCGGCGGTGCAGGATGCCCCCCTCAGCGCTCCTCTACTGCAGCTGCTGCAGACACCCTGCCCATGCCCCTGGGGCTCCGTGCCACCCTACCCAGCCTCCTGTCCCCACAGACCATGCTGCAGGCTGCCAAGGAACTGGGCCAGCAGGCCTCACAGTGCCTTCTGCAGACTGTCACTCAGAAATACAG GTTCAGCTATCCTGAACACCCAACTACCGCTGTGGTTGAGGAGCCCCCTGTGTATGTCGAACCAGCCAGGAAAAG TGCCATGCGGGACTCTTGGATGAGCCCAGATGAGGGAAGTGCAGCTGTGGAGTTCATCGTACTTAGGAGACAG GTGGTGAAGATGAGTCGTCGTCTGGTGGGTCTGGAGAAGCAGAACGCTGAACGCAGACAGACTGAGCTGGTGCTCTTCTCCCTGCtcctttctgcctgcctgctcaACGGATGGCTCTGGATACGCAGATAA
- the LOC111981029 gene encoding mitochondrial fission factor homolog B isoform X2 → MASSEFRGDVSQVRGGRDPIFSEAINQKMRVPDRLRVGPGMGQRWEEERQECADCPASYSMHIPDRLSLTDAPDMSPHPLFTSSKQGAALPLGPAWEAQQHSAWNRERDPYMREPVQSPLRRSYSDQAFGRSNPGTPTCKQTPHTPISFSYPEHPTTAVVEEPPVYVEPARKSAMRDSWMSPDEGSAAVEFIVLRRQVVKMSRRLVGLEKQNAERRQTELVLFSLLLSACLLNGWLWIRR, encoded by the exons ATGGCCTCTTCGGAGTTCCGGGGTGACGTTTCCCAGGTGCGTGGCGGCCGTGACCCCATCTTCTCTGAGGCCATCAACCAGAAGATGCGTGTCCCCGACCGGCTGAGAGTGGGGCCAGGCATGGGACAGAGatgggaagaggagaggcaggagtgTGCTGACTGTCCCGCTTCTTACAGCATGCACATCCCAGACAGGCTGTCTCTCACAG ATGCCCCGGACATGAGCCCCCATCCACTGTTCACGTCATCCAAGCAAGGCGCAGCCCTCCCCCTGGGGCCTGCATGGGAGGCACAGCAGCACAGTGCCTGGAACAGAGAAAGAGACCCCTACATGAGGGAACCAGTGCAG AGTCCACTGCGTAGGTCCTACAGTGACCAGGCTTTTGGCAGGAGCAACCCTGGCACCCCCACCTGcaaacagacaccacacacccCTATCTC GTTCAGCTATCCTGAACACCCAACTACCGCTGTGGTTGAGGAGCCCCCTGTGTATGTCGAACCAGCCAGGAAAAG TGCCATGCGGGACTCTTGGATGAGCCCAGATGAGGGAAGTGCAGCTGTGGAGTTCATCGTACTTAGGAGACAG GTGGTGAAGATGAGTCGTCGTCTGGTGGGTCTGGAGAAGCAGAACGCTGAACGCAGACAGACTGAGCTGGTGCTCTTCTCCCTGCtcctttctgcctgcctgctcaACGGATGGCTCTGGATACGCAGATAA